In one Lysobacter alkalisoli genomic region, the following are encoded:
- a CDS encoding phage portal protein gives MNILDRGFAVFAPRYAARRMWARSVLSLYEGGRSTRRRKKSRDNSTGERQVVRDAATVRATVRDLERNYDLVDGALSTLVRNIIGPSGISIEPMPRLNTPGDKYDSIDDDFARQLLDLWREWSKSPEVTRTLNWVQAQELACRSWLRDGEFFAQMVEGPRAPIRHASRVPLSIELLEADVVPLDFEDEARNIEAGIERNEWGQPLAYHAYKQHPGKGGWTSLADMKRVPAERMLHVAVRRRLSGLRGISLFASAIDRLIDIKDYEESERIAARIAARIAAYIKRDKDMEGFAPAVDDNGQPKDRDFLLEAGAIFTETLPGESIEMINPERPNTVLEQFRTAMMRAVSRAIGLSYSSLSGDYDGTYSAQRQELVEAYDGYRMMTQTFVARFVQPVWERFVTMAIASGQLVVPSHIRPESVAQAIFRGPKMPWIDPQREARGLRELFDARVMSRTQAIAERGGRVQDTFEEIARERDLADELGFSLDSLTGDGADDNNPDDEDTRTPPRRQPRQRAAHLRAVRNTGDLSA, from the coding sequence ATGAATATCCTCGACCGCGGGTTCGCGGTCTTCGCGCCGCGCTATGCGGCCAGGCGCATGTGGGCGCGCAGCGTCTTGTCGCTGTACGAGGGCGGCCGCAGCACCCGCCGCCGCAAGAAGTCCCGCGACAACAGCACCGGCGAGCGCCAGGTCGTCCGAGACGCGGCCACCGTCCGCGCCACCGTCCGTGACCTGGAGCGCAACTACGACCTGGTCGACGGAGCATTGTCCACCCTGGTCCGCAACATCATCGGCCCCAGCGGCATCAGCATCGAGCCGATGCCCCGGCTCAACACGCCGGGCGATAAGTACGACAGCATCGACGACGACTTTGCCCGCCAGCTTCTGGACCTGTGGCGGGAGTGGAGCAAGTCGCCCGAGGTTACCCGCACCCTCAACTGGGTGCAGGCGCAGGAGCTGGCCTGCCGTTCGTGGCTGCGCGATGGCGAGTTCTTCGCGCAGATGGTCGAAGGCCCGCGCGCCCCCATCCGCCACGCCTCCCGCGTGCCGCTGTCGATCGAGCTACTCGAAGCGGACGTGGTGCCGCTGGACTTCGAGGACGAGGCTCGCAACATCGAGGCCGGCATCGAGCGCAACGAGTGGGGCCAGCCGCTGGCCTACCACGCCTACAAGCAGCACCCCGGCAAAGGCGGCTGGACCTCGCTGGCCGACATGAAGCGTGTCCCGGCCGAGCGCATGCTGCACGTCGCCGTGCGGCGCCGCCTGTCCGGCCTGCGCGGCATCAGCCTGTTCGCCAGTGCGATCGACCGGCTGATCGACATCAAGGATTACGAAGAGAGCGAGCGCATCGCCGCACGCATTGCCGCGCGCATCGCCGCCTACATCAAGCGCGACAAGGACATGGAGGGCTTCGCGCCGGCGGTCGACGACAACGGACAGCCGAAGGATCGCGACTTCCTGCTGGAAGCCGGCGCCATCTTCACAGAGACGCTGCCGGGCGAGTCGATCGAGATGATCAACCCGGAGCGGCCGAACACCGTCCTCGAGCAGTTCCGCACCGCGATGATGCGCGCCGTATCGCGCGCCATCGGCCTCAGCTACTCCAGCCTGTCCGGCGACTACGACGGCACCTACTCCGCCCAGCGGCAGGAACTGGTCGAAGCCTACGACGGCTACCGGATGATGACGCAGACCTTCGTCGCGCGTTTCGTCCAGCCGGTGTGGGAGCGCTTCGTCACCATGGCCATCGCCTCCGGCCAGCTGGTGGTGCCGTCGCACATCAGGCCGGAGAGCGTGGCGCAGGCCATTTTCCGCGGCCCGAAGATGCCGTGGATCGATCCGCAGCGTGAAGCGCGGGGCCTGCGCGAACTGTTCGACGCGCGCGTCATGTCCCGCACCCAGGCCATCGCCGAGCGTGGCGGCCGGGTGCAGGACACGTTCGAAGAGATCGCCCGCGAGCGCGATCTGGCCGACGAACTGGGCTTCTCGCTGGACAGCCTGACCGGCGATGGCGCCGACGACAACAACCCCGACGACGAAGACACCCGCACGCCACCGCGCCGCCAGCCGCGCCAGCGCGCTGCTCACCTGCGCGCAGTGCGCAACACCGGAGACCTGTCCGCATGA
- a CDS encoding phage terminase large subunit family protein, with product MIPAAAPRLAQAIARAIAPRVPLSTSQWADAERMVSSKGSAKPGKWRTDRNPPLREPMDCMSLRSPAHDIACMFPIQIGKTEIAINAVGYVMDHAPAPTMVALPGEVSMNKWVVQKLNPSLDETPAMRRALTSVASRDSANQRTFKDFAGGQLYLEHGGSPQRLKSTTVKVLIVDELDEFAANLRTGDDPVKMLDGRTSAFPSSYKRLYISTPGMEGVSRIKQLWDKSDQRRYHVPCPHCGEMQPLEWGGLHWNTEVTEAWYVCRECGVCIDEHHKTQMIAFGRWVATYPERKFRGYHLNCLYYQFGLGPRWLTLAQEWKDAQGDPAKLKTFVNDRLAETFEDPAMRAVKHNIIADRAEPLPLRPVPAWVLAATAGIDTQDNRLAVQILGWGRGEKCWPIDYIELPGDPAEDAVWDALTDLLNQPIDHSSGGWLTLDAAAIDIGGHRTEAVKAYVRKRLVRRLLAIFGAVPNNAPVLGKGKLQDINWRGQLDKRGIHIHAVGTVAIKHLLYSRLSTDADKAPDDRLIRFSDQLDDTYFGGLVAETYNPQKNRFEKRRGAPRNEPLDTWDYGYAATHHPELRLHRWTRAQWDAREAQILDRAGKVPANDSRETSSTAARPARVATPTRPARRRAGWVDPQ from the coding sequence ATGATCCCCGCCGCCGCCCCCCGCCTCGCTCAGGCCATCGCCCGCGCCATCGCCCCGCGCGTGCCGCTCAGCACGTCGCAATGGGCGGACGCCGAGCGCATGGTCTCGTCCAAGGGCAGCGCCAAGCCCGGCAAGTGGCGGACCGATCGCAACCCACCGCTGCGCGAGCCGATGGACTGCATGAGCCTGCGCAGCCCCGCGCACGACATCGCGTGCATGTTCCCGATCCAGATCGGCAAGACCGAGATCGCCATCAATGCGGTCGGCTACGTCATGGACCACGCCCCGGCGCCGACCATGGTCGCGCTGCCCGGCGAAGTGTCGATGAACAAGTGGGTGGTGCAGAAGCTCAACCCATCGCTCGACGAAACCCCGGCCATGCGTCGCGCCCTGACCAGCGTCGCCAGCCGCGACAGCGCCAACCAGCGCACCTTCAAGGACTTCGCCGGCGGCCAGCTGTACCTCGAGCACGGCGGCAGCCCGCAGCGTCTCAAGTCGACTACCGTCAAGGTGCTCATCGTCGACGAACTCGACGAGTTCGCTGCCAACCTCCGCACCGGCGACGACCCGGTCAAGATGCTCGACGGGCGCACGTCCGCGTTCCCTTCCAGCTACAAGCGGCTCTACATCAGCACCCCGGGGATGGAGGGGGTCAGCCGCATCAAGCAGCTCTGGGACAAGTCCGACCAGCGCCGCTACCACGTGCCGTGCCCGCATTGCGGCGAAATGCAACCGCTGGAGTGGGGCGGACTGCACTGGAACACCGAAGTCACCGAGGCCTGGTACGTGTGCCGCGAATGCGGCGTGTGCATCGACGAGCACCACAAGACCCAGATGATCGCCTTCGGCCGCTGGGTGGCTACCTATCCCGAGCGCAAGTTCCGCGGCTATCACCTCAACTGCCTCTACTACCAGTTTGGCCTCGGCCCGCGCTGGCTCACCCTCGCCCAGGAATGGAAGGACGCCCAGGGCGACCCGGCCAAGCTCAAGACCTTCGTCAACGACCGCCTCGCCGAAACCTTCGAGGATCCGGCCATGCGGGCGGTCAAGCACAACATCATCGCTGACCGCGCCGAACCGCTGCCCCTGCGCCCGGTGCCCGCCTGGGTGCTCGCCGCCACCGCCGGCATCGACACCCAGGACAACCGTCTCGCCGTGCAGATCCTCGGCTGGGGCAGGGGCGAGAAATGCTGGCCCATCGACTACATCGAGTTGCCCGGGGACCCGGCCGAGGACGCCGTCTGGGACGCGCTCACCGACCTGCTCAATCAGCCTATTGATCATTCCAGCGGCGGCTGGCTCACGCTCGACGCCGCCGCTATCGACATCGGCGGCCACCGCACCGAGGCTGTCAAAGCCTACGTACGCAAGCGCCTCGTCCGTCGTTTGCTCGCCATCTTTGGCGCCGTGCCGAACAACGCCCCGGTGCTTGGCAAGGGCAAACTGCAGGACATCAACTGGCGCGGTCAGCTCGACAAGCGCGGCATCCACATTCACGCCGTCGGTACCGTCGCGATCAAGCACTTGCTCTACAGTCGCCTGTCCACCGATGCGGACAAGGCCCCGGATGACCGGTTGATCCGCTTCAGCGACCAGCTCGACGACACCTACTTCGGTGGTCTCGTCGCCGAGACCTACAACCCCCAGAAGAACCGCTTCGAGAAGCGCCGCGGCGCCCCCCGCAACGAACCCCTCGATACGTGGGACTACGGCTACGCCGCCACGCACCACCCCGAACTGCGCCTGCACCGCTGGACCCGCGCCCAGTGGGACGCCCGCGAGGCGCAGATCCTCGACCGCGCTGGCAAGGTGCCGGCGAATGATTCCCGTGAAACATCTTCCACCGCCGCCCGCCCGGCGCGAGTCGCCACGCCCACCCGACCGGCCCGCCGTCGCGCGGGCTGGGTTGACCCACAGTGA
- a CDS encoding terminase small subunit, with the protein MSQPEVASFREFAGIVGCKPGYVTQLRKAGRLVLTDDGKRVRVEESLQRIADTRDPAKAAVAERHAAARNNGSGAALAPPPPAGEGGGEPDLPTSTGYTYWRERTERAKALAAERENSLAEGKLLESAQVEAAVSHAVTQLRTTLEGLPYDLAPELAPITDEGELRARLVEAVELALGELSRQFAKAAQGEGA; encoded by the coding sequence ATGAGTCAGCCCGAAGTCGCCAGCTTCCGCGAGTTCGCCGGCATCGTCGGTTGCAAGCCTGGCTACGTCACCCAGCTGCGCAAGGCCGGCCGCCTGGTGCTCACCGACGACGGTAAGCGCGTGCGCGTCGAAGAGTCCCTGCAGCGCATCGCCGACACCCGCGATCCGGCCAAGGCCGCCGTTGCCGAGCGTCATGCCGCCGCCCGCAACAACGGCTCCGGCGCGGCGCTTGCACCGCCTCCACCGGCAGGGGAGGGCGGGGGCGAGCCCGACCTGCCAACCAGCACCGGCTACACCTACTGGCGCGAGCGCACCGAGCGCGCCAAGGCTCTCGCCGCCGAGCGCGAGAACTCCCTCGCCGAAGGCAAGCTGCTCGAGTCCGCCCAGGTCGAAGCCGCCGTCTCCCACGCCGTCACCCAGCTGCGCACCACGCTCGAAGGCCTGCCGTACGACCTCGCCCCCGAACTGGCCCCGATCACGGACGAGGGCGAACTGCGCGCGCGTCTAGTCGAAGCCGTCGAGCTCGCCCTCGGCGAGCTGTCCCGTCAGTTCGCAAAGGCAGCGCAAGGGGAGGGCGCATGA
- a CDS encoding DUF5906 domain-containing protein: MSAANYDDVLDQLRSAGLFVDTLEVGRMVRCRVEGGGRERRGWYMLHELQAPGGDLLIVGSYGIWQGNDNNAHKVELRKREITPEQRDALRRRLAEDRKRVEAARRATAARAAARATAAWGRASEDGESDYLARKLVQGYGVRYGSAGEAIVPMLDSTGQIHGLQILRSAKQAEAKRRPAKEFWPPGLVKKGHYHLIGSPQSVVLVAEGYATAATLHMATGYPVAVAFDAGNLWPVAAALHKRYRSTRVLICADDDTLQKCRECKARLVLTEHPKTCPECGADHRADNAGITGASTAALEVNGAFVAPRFDDEDDRRKQFLDRGHKLTDFNDLHAEEGLHVVRVQIEARLSELQWQPGTARAPAPVTQGGGGSEKLRPMQSVGELLGRFVLVYAHSGAVFDRQEHMLMSLSDMRDACVRKDIHRAWCEAPDREIVRIREVGFDPGGDDPEITCNLWAGWPTSPQAGRCEKLLEVLRHMCSNDREPERLYQWVLRWLAYPIQHPGAKMKTTIVVHGPQGTGKNVFFESIMGIYGQYGDVIDQAAVEDKFNDWASRKLFMIADEVVARSDLFHIKNKLKSLITGNRIRINPKNFAAYWEQNHLNLVFLSNEAMPVVLDEDDRRHCVIWTPPKREPAFYATVLSEIEDGAIAALHDFLLSVDLGDFHPGSLPPMTEAKDKLIDLAIDSPTRFYYAMFEGEVGSITPRPALTTDVYELYRVWCSRLNYRAAPANKFVNALERKHGVRAIRKRYLGKAGNAGPHGVLYLQPFEPDPGESENAWLGNHIVAFANAVADYKGATRYECAGCAASCADTCAGTKASRDGLVRAVRGASLTRTHARCTATLAEHNASRAHT; encoded by the coding sequence ATGTCAGCAGCCAACTACGATGACGTACTCGACCAGCTCCGATCCGCGGGTCTGTTCGTCGATACGCTCGAGGTCGGACGGATGGTCCGGTGCCGAGTCGAGGGGGGCGGGCGCGAGCGGCGCGGCTGGTACATGCTGCACGAGCTGCAAGCTCCCGGCGGCGACCTGCTCATCGTCGGCAGCTATGGCATCTGGCAGGGCAACGACAACAATGCGCACAAGGTCGAGCTGCGCAAGCGTGAGATCACGCCGGAACAACGCGACGCCCTCCGCCGCCGCCTGGCCGAAGACCGAAAGCGCGTCGAGGCAGCCCGCCGCGCCACCGCCGCCCGCGCCGCCGCCCGCGCCACTGCCGCCTGGGGGCGAGCCAGCGAAGACGGCGAATCCGACTACCTTGCCCGCAAGCTGGTCCAGGGCTACGGGGTGCGCTACGGCAGTGCCGGCGAGGCGATCGTGCCGATGCTCGACAGCACCGGACAGATCCACGGCCTGCAGATCCTGCGATCGGCGAAACAGGCCGAGGCCAAGCGCCGTCCCGCGAAGGAATTTTGGCCGCCCGGCCTGGTCAAGAAGGGCCACTATCACCTGATCGGCAGCCCGCAGTCGGTGGTGCTGGTGGCAGAGGGCTACGCCACCGCCGCCACCCTGCACATGGCCACCGGCTACCCCGTCGCGGTCGCGTTCGACGCCGGCAACCTCTGGCCTGTCGCCGCCGCGCTGCACAAACGCTACCGCTCCACCCGCGTCCTGATCTGCGCCGACGACGACACCCTGCAGAAGTGCCGCGAGTGCAAGGCGCGCCTGGTGCTGACCGAGCATCCGAAAACCTGCCCCGAGTGCGGCGCCGACCACCGCGCCGACAACGCCGGCATCACAGGCGCCAGCACCGCCGCGCTCGAGGTCAACGGCGCCTTCGTCGCCCCGCGCTTCGACGACGAGGACGACCGCCGCAAGCAGTTCCTCGACCGCGGCCACAAGCTGACCGACTTCAACGACCTGCACGCCGAGGAAGGCCTGCATGTCGTCCGCGTCCAGATCGAAGCCCGCCTCTCGGAATTGCAATGGCAGCCGGGTACCGCCCGCGCGCCTGCACCCGTAACACAGGGGGGCGGGGGTAGCGAAAAGCTGCGGCCGATGCAATCCGTCGGCGAGCTGCTCGGCCGCTTCGTTCTCGTCTACGCACATTCCGGTGCCGTGTTCGACCGGCAGGAGCACATGCTCATGTCGCTGTCCGACATGCGCGATGCCTGCGTGCGCAAGGACATCCACCGCGCGTGGTGCGAGGCGCCCGATCGGGAGATCGTCCGAATCCGTGAAGTCGGCTTCGATCCCGGCGGCGATGACCCTGAAATCACCTGCAACCTGTGGGCCGGCTGGCCGACCTCACCGCAGGCGGGCCGCTGCGAAAAGCTGCTGGAAGTGCTGCGCCACATGTGCAGCAACGACCGCGAGCCCGAGCGCCTGTATCAGTGGGTGCTGCGCTGGCTCGCATACCCCATCCAGCATCCCGGCGCGAAGATGAAGACCACCATCGTCGTGCACGGCCCGCAGGGCACCGGCAAGAACGTGTTCTTCGAGTCGATCATGGGGATCTACGGCCAGTACGGCGACGTGATCGACCAGGCCGCGGTCGAGGACAAGTTCAACGACTGGGCCAGCCGCAAGCTCTTCATGATCGCCGACGAGGTGGTCGCGCGCTCCGACCTGTTCCACATCAAGAACAAGCTCAAGTCGCTGATCACCGGCAACCGGATCCGCATCAACCCCAAGAATTTCGCCGCCTACTGGGAGCAGAACCACCTCAACTTGGTGTTTCTGTCCAACGAGGCCATGCCGGTTGTGCTGGATGAAGACGACCGCCGCCACTGCGTCATCTGGACCCCACCCAAGCGCGAGCCTGCGTTCTACGCCACCGTGCTGTCCGAGATTGAGGACGGCGCCATCGCGGCGCTGCATGACTTCCTGCTCAGCGTCGACCTCGGCGACTTCCACCCCGGCTCGCTCCCACCCATGACCGAGGCGAAGGACAAGCTGATCGACCTCGCGATCGACAGCCCCACGCGCTTCTACTACGCAATGTTCGAGGGAGAGGTCGGCAGCATCACCCCCAGGCCGGCGCTGACCACCGACGTCTATGAGCTCTACCGCGTCTGGTGCAGCCGCCTCAACTACCGCGCCGCACCAGCCAACAAGTTCGTCAACGCGCTCGAGCGGAAACACGGCGTCCGCGCGATCCGCAAGCGCTACCTCGGCAAGGCGGGCAACGCCGGCCCGCACGGCGTCCTCTACCTGCAGCCCTTCGAACCGGACCCCGGCGAGTCCGAGAACGCCTGGCTCGGCAACCACATCGTGGCCTTTGCCAACGCCGTGGCCGACTACAAGGGGGCAACGCGTTATGAGTGTGCGGGCTGTGCGGCCTCCTGTGCGGACACCTGTGCGGGCACGAAAGCCAGCAGGGACGGGCTTGTGCGGGCTGTGCGGGGTGCGTCCCTTACGCGCACGCACGCACGATGCACGGCGACCCTTGCCGAACACAACGCCTCACGCGCGCACACGTAG
- a CDS encoding Cro/CI family transcriptional regulator: protein MDIPVISKAQAIEAFGGNAAALARALKITPSAVYQWPDGPIDERHALKLRFVLKPDVFGAVPEATDTPPAEDQEAA from the coding sequence ATGGACATCCCAGTCATTAGCAAGGCGCAGGCGATCGAGGCTTTCGGCGGCAACGCCGCTGCTCTGGCCCGTGCGCTGAAGATCACCCCTTCGGCGGTCTACCAGTGGCCCGACGGCCCCATCGATGAGCGCCACGCGCTCAAGCTCCGGTTCGTGTTGAAGCCAGATGTCTTCGGTGCAGTGCCGGAAGCCACGGACACTCCGCCGGCAGAAGACCAGGAGGCCGCCTGA
- a CDS encoding XRE family transcriptional regulator: protein MTLAERLIHARTESGYSEPAVVARAAGITPSALYQLESGKSKSLKGPTAAKLSRVYRKFRTEWLITGLGPMHNETVRIAEPDPAWPAVAGSETPHGYVRLPLLNMEGDMGYGTHNDDQPEVVQFLDVAEWWAQQKLPRNLDRVKVISSRGDSMAGVINHGDIVFVDTAVDHFAGEGLYVFNFQGRALIKRLAPNLLTGRLQIVSANPAYPPQDIDRGEIDQLHIAGRVAAWWTLRTY from the coding sequence ATGACACTGGCCGAACGCCTGATCCACGCCCGCACCGAGTCCGGTTACTCCGAACCGGCCGTAGTCGCCCGGGCAGCCGGGATCACGCCCTCTGCGCTCTACCAATTGGAGTCAGGGAAGAGCAAATCGCTCAAGGGCCCTACGGCCGCCAAGCTCTCACGGGTCTATCGCAAGTTCCGCACCGAGTGGCTGATTACCGGCCTCGGCCCAATGCACAACGAAACCGTGCGCATCGCTGAACCGGACCCCGCGTGGCCAGCCGTCGCAGGGTCAGAGACCCCACACGGTTACGTTCGCCTTCCATTGCTGAACATGGAGGGGGACATGGGATATGGCACGCACAACGACGATCAGCCCGAAGTCGTGCAGTTCCTGGACGTCGCCGAGTGGTGGGCACAGCAGAAGTTGCCGCGGAACCTTGACCGGGTGAAGGTCATCAGCTCACGCGGTGACAGCATGGCTGGCGTTATCAACCACGGCGACATCGTCTTCGTCGACACCGCCGTCGATCACTTCGCAGGCGAAGGTCTCTACGTCTTCAACTTCCAGGGCCGGGCCCTGATTAAACGACTGGCCCCCAACCTTTTGACCGGAAGGCTCCAGATCGTCTCGGCCAATCCGGCCTATCCACCGCAGGATATTGACCGCGGCGAAATCGACCAACTACACATCGCTGGTCGCGTCGCTGCCTGGTGGACGCTGCGTACTTACTGA
- a CDS encoding BRCT domain-containing protein produces the protein MSIYQDGAPGGAMTWRRRLDRSTDELLGLCRGVLADGALAQQEAEFLLDWIQRNGQFREHYPFNVLFDRLSSALVDGFLDSDEERDLLGTLTAFVGGETLVAERQVASLSTALPLDDPQPRFAWDSPDVRSGFVLTGTFAFGSRKNVADAVIERGGTVLKNPVRAMRFLVIGEIGSRDWVHSSYGRKIEKAVQLRDEGLPVSIISEAHWASHL, from the coding sequence ATGAGCATCTATCAGGACGGTGCACCGGGTGGCGCGATGACGTGGCGGCGGCGGTTGGATCGGTCGACTGACGAGCTGCTGGGGTTATGCAGGGGCGTGCTGGCAGATGGCGCGTTAGCGCAGCAGGAAGCGGAATTCCTGTTGGACTGGATCCAGCGCAACGGCCAGTTCCGGGAACACTACCCGTTCAACGTGCTGTTCGACCGGCTGTCGTCGGCGCTTGTGGACGGGTTTCTTGATTCGGATGAGGAGCGCGATCTGCTCGGTACGCTGACGGCCTTCGTCGGTGGTGAGACTCTTGTGGCCGAGAGACAGGTCGCCAGCCTTTCCACAGCGCTTCCTCTGGACGATCCACAGCCGCGGTTCGCGTGGGACTCGCCGGACGTGCGCTCAGGCTTCGTGCTGACCGGGACGTTCGCTTTCGGCAGCCGGAAAAATGTGGCCGACGCCGTCATTGAGCGCGGAGGAACGGTGCTGAAGAACCCGGTGCGGGCAATGCGGTTCCTAGTTATCGGCGAGATTGGCTCGCGCGACTGGGTTCACAGCAGCTATGGCCGGAAGATCGAGAAGGCGGTGCAGCTGCGTGATGAAGGGTTGCCGGTGTCGATCATCAGCGAGGCGCATTGGGCCTCGCATCTGTAG
- a CDS encoding Lcl C-terminal domain-containing protein — protein MDQQASRFTPGIWLPRHAPLTIIDRTTGLEWTARPVGGKRMTHQEAIDACAALDLDGQRNWHLPTLQELESLRDITRFDPCIDTDVFPDFPSSWFWTSDPAKWSEQEDGSFSAAWGVGFYNGLVDGYPRGSNGFALACRRAGQ, from the coding sequence ATGGACCAACAGGCATCTCGCTTCACCCCGGGCATCTGGCTCCCGCGCCATGCGCCGCTGACCATCATCGACCGCACGACCGGGCTGGAATGGACCGCGCGGCCGGTCGGCGGCAAGCGCATGACCCACCAGGAGGCGATCGATGCCTGCGCGGCGCTGGACCTCGACGGCCAGCGCAACTGGCACTTGCCCACGCTGCAGGAGCTGGAATCGCTGCGTGACATCACCCGCTTCGATCCCTGCATCGACACCGATGTCTTCCCCGACTTCCCGTCCAGCTGGTTCTGGACCAGCGATCCGGCGAAGTGGTCCGAGCAGGAGGACGGTTCGTTCTCGGCCGCGTGGGGCGTCGGTTTCTACAACGGCCTCGTCGACGGCTACCCCCGCGGCAGCAACGGGTTCGCGTTGGCGTGCCGGCGTGCCGGTCAGTAG
- a CDS encoding Lcl C-terminal domain-containing protein: MTQITIEVGDVRITVPEQTTAITVESAIRSAVASTRPTFFRAANAQVLADNMAAGLSFTKVSDRGVYLIPADAANVDHVAVIDHTTGLMWAVESLGDEDNPDDGFAHDHAVQRCKDLRLLGFDDWYLPSRAELITLIDDTRHDPAIDTDAFPRVKPRWHWTNTPAKWSEKPEGSFSAAWDVNFFLGGVGNDHRSGSGFALACRRAGQ; the protein is encoded by the coding sequence ATGACCCAAATCACCATCGAAGTCGGCGACGTGCGTATCACCGTCCCGGAGCAGACCACGGCCATCACCGTCGAGTCCGCCATCCGTTCGGCAGTTGCCTCCACTCGCCCGACATTCTTCCGCGCCGCTAACGCACAGGTGCTTGCTGACAACATGGCCGCTGGCCTCAGCTTCACCAAGGTCAGCGACCGTGGTGTCTACCTCATCCCGGCAGATGCGGCGAACGTAGATCACGTCGCCGTCATCGACCACACCACCGGGCTGATGTGGGCCGTCGAATCGCTCGGCGACGAGGACAACCCCGACGACGGGTTCGCCCACGACCACGCCGTGCAACGGTGCAAGGACCTGCGCCTGCTCGGCTTCGACGACTGGTACCTACCCTCGCGCGCAGAGCTGATCACCCTGATCGACGACACCCGTCATGACCCCGCGATCGACACCGATGCCTTCCCGCGCGTGAAGCCGCGCTGGCACTGGACCAACACACCCGCCAAGTGGTCGGAGAAGCCTGAGGGTTCGTTCTCGGCCGCGTGGGACGTCAATTTCTTCCTCGGCGGCGTCGGCAACGACCACCGCAGCGGCAGCGGGTTCGCGTTGGCGTGCCGGCGTGCCGGTCAGTAG